A genomic region of Deinococcus sp. KSM4-11 contains the following coding sequences:
- a CDS encoding disulfide bond formation protein B, translating into MTRDNRLYLAWVIALIATLGSLYFSEVRGFRPCILCWYQRVCMYPQALLLGIAALTGDLGIRRYALPLSGIGWLVALYQNLETWGVVPTLRGCTADPSASCGTPWPVWGASSPLNTVITIPVLALIAFTLIIALLSWRRPRTL; encoded by the coding sequence ATGACCCGAGACAACCGCCTGTACCTCGCGTGGGTGATTGCCCTGATCGCCACCCTGGGCAGCCTGTATTTCAGCGAGGTGCGTGGCTTCAGGCCCTGCATCCTGTGCTGGTACCAGCGTGTGTGCATGTACCCGCAGGCCCTGCTGCTCGGCATCGCCGCCCTGACCGGCGATCTGGGCATCCGCCGCTACGCGCTGCCGCTGTCGGGCATCGGGTGGCTGGTCGCGCTGTACCAGAACCTCGAAACCTGGGGCGTGGTGCCCACCCTCAGGGGGTGCACAGCCGATCCCAGCGCGTCGTGTGGGACGCCCTGGCCCGTGTGGGGCGCGAGTTCTCCACTGAACACGGTCATCACCATTCCGGTGCTGGCCCTGATTGCCTTCACGCTGATCATCGCCCTGCTGAGTTGGCGGCGCCCCCGGACGCTGTAG
- a CDS encoding DsbA family protein, with protein sequence MTRLQGTNSNRTVLVIGTLVAVALIALALFAVRGKPAPGAGLAPNFNLDGVAFAGQAGAPVSVVVVEDFKCPICKNFEDTIAPELKTKYIDTGKAKMYSLVWPFLATTRGLATDDSKLAGQAARCVYDQSGNDGFNAYKAILFRAQGDESTVWATKSRLKDLASNVEGLDQAKFATCLDTDTTAARVDADRQQVEKAGVNHTPTVFVNGKEVMGGGQSSYQLADVSAAIDAASK encoded by the coding sequence ATGACCAGACTTCAGGGAACCAACTCCAACCGCACCGTGCTGGTGATCGGCACGCTGGTCGCCGTGGCGCTGATCGCCCTGGCCCTCTTCGCCGTGCGCGGCAAACCGGCCCCCGGTGCGGGCCTCGCGCCGAACTTCAACCTCGATGGCGTGGCCTTTGCCGGGCAGGCCGGCGCCCCCGTCTCGGTCGTCGTGGTCGAGGACTTCAAGTGCCCCATCTGCAAGAACTTCGAGGACACCATCGCCCCGGAGTTGAAAACCAAGTACATCGACACCGGCAAGGCCAAGATGTACTCGCTGGTCTGGCCGTTCCTGGCCACCACGCGTGGTCTGGCCACCGACGATTCCAAGCTCGCCGGGCAGGCGGCCCGCTGCGTGTACGACCAGAGCGGCAACGACGGCTTCAATGCCTACAAGGCCATTCTGTTCCGGGCCCAGGGCGACGAATCCACCGTGTGGGCCACCAAGTCCCGCCTGAAAGACCTCGCCAGTAACGTCGAGGGCCTCGATCAGGCCAAGTTTGCCACCTGCCTGGATACCGACACCACCGCCGCGCGTGTGGACGCCGACCGGCAGCAGGTCGAGAAGGCCGGCGTGAACCACACGCCCACCGTGTTCGTGAACGGCAAGGAAGTCATGGGCGGCGGCCAGAGCTCGTACCAGCTCGCGGACGTCAGCGCGGCCATCGACGCCGCCAGCAAGTAA